A single window of Pontibacillus chungwhensis DNA harbors:
- a CDS encoding phytoene desaturase family protein has translation MTRSLAIVGGGVGGLVTALLLSKDQNYDITIYEQKDHFGGRLQFVEHEGYKVDEGPTIVLLPEMLLSILEEGGITREEIPLVACDPLYSVDYTNGEQMLKFRDIEKQKQEIERLYPGDGEGFERFIQDMKWRFHMGQQHFLEQQFVKKRQFFTPKNIQMLVKLRAYQHVKKMMKSYFKSEQLQNTYALQTLYIGGHPAESPALYSLVSYSEHEHGIWYLKGGYASLVDILIGKLKERGVTLKTGSTVEHVGVRNRHCDGIVVNGDWKAFDDIVLNGDFPIMDELLPKEKKLNRSYTPSSGCFLVYMGLDRNYDQPSIHKFIMSDNFDQHMADVFQHKKLPEDPSIYTFHPSLVDDSLAPEGKGVLYTLVPVPSGEELDWENHRESFTEMVLDHLEARGYPGLRDHIEWIKIKTPKESMREGLFGGGSFGIAPTLFQSGVFRPQLKPYEVDNVYAVGASIHPGGGVPIVMQGAKLLSNYLKDHHMVYYNVSEVVEG, from the coding sequence ATGACTAGAAGCCTGGCAATCGTAGGAGGAGGTGTAGGAGGGCTTGTAACAGCTCTTTTACTTTCTAAAGATCAAAACTACGATATTACTATATACGAACAAAAAGACCATTTCGGAGGACGTCTCCAGTTTGTTGAGCACGAGGGCTATAAGGTGGATGAAGGGCCAACGATTGTGCTCTTGCCTGAGATGCTTCTCTCCATCTTAGAAGAGGGGGGCATTACAAGAGAAGAGATTCCCCTTGTTGCTTGTGACCCTCTTTATTCGGTTGATTATACAAATGGTGAACAAATGTTGAAGTTTCGAGATATTGAGAAACAGAAGCAGGAAATTGAACGCCTTTATCCTGGAGATGGTGAAGGGTTTGAACGGTTTATTCAAGATATGAAATGGCGATTTCATATGGGTCAACAGCATTTTTTGGAGCAACAATTTGTAAAGAAACGACAGTTCTTCACCCCTAAAAATATTCAAATGCTTGTAAAACTTAGAGCCTATCAACACGTAAAGAAAATGATGAAAAGTTACTTTAAGAGTGAACAACTCCAAAATACGTACGCCCTCCAGACACTTTATATTGGTGGGCATCCAGCAGAGTCTCCTGCGCTTTACTCTCTTGTATCCTATAGCGAACACGAACATGGTATTTGGTACTTGAAGGGTGGATATGCTAGTTTAGTTGATATTTTAATCGGAAAACTCAAGGAGCGTGGCGTCACCTTAAAGACAGGTAGCACAGTGGAACATGTAGGGGTGCGAAATCGACATTGTGATGGAATTGTTGTGAATGGTGATTGGAAAGCATTTGATGATATCGTGCTGAATGGGGACTTTCCTATTATGGATGAACTTCTTCCAAAAGAGAAGAAGTTGAACCGCTCTTATACTCCATCATCTGGTTGTTTTCTTGTTTATATGGGATTAGATCGTAACTATGATCAACCGTCTATTCACAAATTTATTATGAGTGATAACTTTGACCAGCATATGGCAGATGTGTTCCAACATAAGAAATTGCCTGAGGACCCTTCCATTTATACCTTTCATCCATCATTAGTAGATGATTCTCTGGCCCCTGAGGGTAAAGGGGTTCTATATACATTAGTACCGGTGCCTTCAGGAGAGGAATTAGATTGGGAGAATCATAGAGAATCATTTACCGAGATGGTATTAGACCACTTAGAAGCGAGAGGCTACCCGGGGTTACGTGATCATATTGAGTGGATCAAGATAAAAACACCGAAAGAATCTATGAGAGAAGGGTTGTTTGGAGGAGGGAGCTTTGGAATTGCCCCTACTCTGTTCCAATCAGGTGTATTCCGTCCACAACTTAAGCCCTATGAAGTAGACAATGTCTATGCAGTAGGTGCATCGATCCATCCAGGGGGTGGTGTTCCAATCGTTATGCAAGGTGCCAAACTTCTTTCTAATTACCTAAAAGATCATCATATGGTATACTACAACGTAAGTGAGGTGGTCGAAGGTTGA
- a CDS encoding phytoene desaturase family protein has protein sequence MKKIAIIGAGPGGLASAMLLTAKGYDVHVYEKHSVVGGRNAKLKLGDYQFDVGPTFFSMPHILEELFQAAGRNLHDYMDLVELDPMYDLIFEDQQVTMYRDPERMTSELSQQFPGSEEGYHRFMNETRKRMNALMPMLQNRHHRLIDYVRPRTLKALPHLALGKSLYDVLSQYFDDERLKLAFTFQAKYLGMSPWECPGAFSILSYMEHEYGVFHPIGGVNQISEAMAKVIEEYGGHIHLDRGVSRLMTNGKNVTGLQLEDGEVVEADEVIVNADFAQAMDQLVDQTALKKYKSENLEKKKYSCSTFMMYLGIDGEINLPHHSIIFSDDYKKNVEEITKSLDLSDDPSIYVHNASITDPTLAPKGKTALYVLAPVPNNFSEIDWDEEKETFRDLVLDVLKDKGGITITEDQIEEEKILTPKGWEQDYNVYRGATFNLGHQLSQMMYFRPHNRFNELNHCWIVGGGTHPGSGLPTILESARITANWLAETEEVKQA, from the coding sequence ATGAAAAAAATAGCCATTATAGGCGCCGGGCCAGGAGGTTTGGCTTCAGCAATGCTCTTAACAGCGAAAGGATATGACGTTCATGTGTATGAGAAACATAGCGTTGTTGGAGGTAGAAATGCAAAATTAAAACTAGGAGACTATCAGTTTGATGTGGGACCTACATTTTTCAGCATGCCCCATATATTAGAAGAGTTATTTCAAGCTGCGGGTCGAAACCTTCATGACTACATGGATTTAGTCGAACTCGATCCAATGTATGATCTTATATTTGAGGATCAACAGGTAACAATGTACCGAGATCCTGAACGGATGACGTCAGAACTGAGCCAACAATTTCCCGGCAGTGAAGAGGGCTACCATCGTTTTATGAATGAAACGAGAAAACGTATGAATGCTTTAATGCCAATGCTTCAAAATCGTCACCATCGACTTATAGATTATGTACGACCGAGAACCTTAAAAGCTCTTCCTCATTTAGCATTAGGGAAGTCACTCTATGATGTTTTATCTCAATATTTTGACGATGAGCGACTAAAGCTTGCGTTCACATTTCAGGCCAAATACTTAGGGATGTCTCCGTGGGAGTGTCCAGGCGCTTTTTCAATCCTTTCTTATATGGAACACGAATACGGTGTGTTTCACCCAATTGGTGGGGTGAACCAAATATCTGAAGCCATGGCAAAAGTGATTGAGGAATACGGAGGTCACATTCATTTAGATCGAGGCGTGTCCCGATTAATGACGAACGGCAAAAATGTAACAGGCTTGCAACTTGAAGACGGAGAAGTTGTTGAGGCTGATGAGGTTATTGTAAATGCAGATTTTGCTCAGGCAATGGATCAGCTTGTGGATCAAACTGCTCTTAAGAAATATAAGAGCGAGAATCTGGAAAAAAAGAAATACAGCTGTTCCACTTTCATGATGTATTTAGGCATTGATGGGGAGATAAATCTTCCGCATCACAGCATTATATTTTCGGATGATTATAAGAAGAATGTTGAAGAGATTACAAAGTCTCTTGACCTCTCAGATGACCCATCTATTTATGTTCATAACGCTTCCATCACAGATCCGACCTTAGCTCCGAAAGGGAAAACAGCCCTTTACGTATTAGCCCCTGTGCCGAACAATTTCTCAGAAATTGACTGGGACGAGGAGAAAGAAACATTTAGAGATCTTGTCTTAGATGTGCTAAAGGATAAAGGCGGTATTACCATTACTGAAGATCAAATCGAAGAAGAAAAGATCTTAACCCCTAAGGGATGGGAGCAAGACTACAATGTTTACCGAGGGGCTACATTTAATCTTGGGCACCAACTGTCTCAGATGATGTACTTCAGACCGCATAATCGCTTTAATGAATTAAATCACTGCTGGATCGTAGGAGGAGGAACCCATCCTGGAAGTGGACTCCCGACTATATTAGAATCCGCACGTATTACAGCGAATTGGTTAGCAGAAACAGAGGAGGTGAAACAAGCATGA
- a CDS encoding phytoene/squalene synthase family protein → MINVNNAYSHCKTIIETHSKTFSKAFSLLPKKQKRAVWAIYAFCRKVDDIVDEGSAPKKELDEFERQFHNFLQGEVPEDDPMWVALEDVFSSFTMDPIPFQEMIDGQRKDIDPHVVETEDELLTYCYQVASTVGLMLLPVLAPGKEAVLRQGAIDLGKGMQLTNILRDIGEDLERERLYIPTTLLNTYGYSYEQLREHEINEAFIEIWEHLAMKAEMYYARALETIHEYPLYSRTPVKGAAYLYKAILPSIRDNHYQVFNERNFVSDDVKKGILSDIQLLKA, encoded by the coding sequence TTGATAAATGTTAATAACGCATACTCCCATTGTAAAACCATTATAGAAACGCATTCGAAAACGTTCTCTAAAGCCTTCTCTTTATTGCCAAAAAAGCAAAAAAGAGCCGTCTGGGCGATATACGCCTTTTGTAGAAAAGTCGATGATATAGTAGATGAAGGAAGTGCTCCAAAGAAAGAGTTGGATGAATTTGAAAGACAATTTCATAACTTTTTACAAGGAGAAGTGCCAGAAGATGATCCCATGTGGGTCGCTTTAGAAGATGTTTTCTCTTCGTTCACTATGGACCCTATTCCCTTTCAGGAAATGATTGATGGACAACGGAAAGATATTGATCCTCACGTGGTAGAGACTGAGGATGAACTGTTAACGTATTGTTATCAAGTCGCTAGCACAGTAGGGCTTATGTTGTTGCCTGTTTTAGCACCTGGCAAAGAAGCGGTATTAAGGCAAGGTGCGATTGATCTAGGAAAAGGGATGCAATTGACGAACATTTTAAGAGATATTGGGGAAGACTTAGAAAGAGAACGCCTCTATATTCCTACAACACTACTTAACACGTACGGTTATTCTTATGAACAACTGCGGGAGCATGAAATAAATGAAGCCTTTATTGAAATATGGGAGCATCTAGCGATGAAAGCAGAAATGTATTACGCAAGAGCTCTAGAAACGATTCATGAATACCCGCTCTATTCAAGAACCCCAGTAAAAGGAGCGGCTTATTTATATAAAGCGATCCTACCTTCGATTCGCGACAATCATTATCAAGTATTTAATGAACGGAATTTTGTAAGTGATGACGTGAAAAAGGGTATTCTATCAGATATTCAACTATTAAAGGCGTAA